The following coding sequences lie in one Streptomyces venezuelae genomic window:
- a CDS encoding helicase HerA-like domain-containing protein, with translation MAGVRVTGGDGALPREAAEIAAGYAFAGPALELGALLWGGACLADAQIRIPLPMLNRHGLVAGATGTGKTKTLQLIAEQLSAQGVPVFLADIKGDVSGISAPGEAGDKVAERARDVGQEWEATGFPSEFYALGGIGTGIPVRATITSFGPVLLSKVLQLNQTQEQSLGLIFHYADQKGLELVDLKDLRAVVHFLTSDEGKPELKGIGGLSTVTAGVILRALTAFEAQGMGDFFGEPEFDTSEFLRTAPDGRGLVSVLELADVQDKPQLFSTFLMWLLADLYNDLPEVGDVDKPKLVFFFDEAHLLFNGASKAFLQAITQTVRLIRSKGVGVFFVTQTPKDVPADVLGQLGNRVQHALRAFTPDDQKALKATVRTFPDSAYDLEEVLTGIGTGEAVVTVLSERGAPTPVAATRLRAPESLMGPVEAGELERAVRASALYARYAEAVDRESAYEKLSARVDAERVEASPAEVTSAPRGGGSVVEQVVGSGMFKSLLRSMGTQIGREISRSLFGTARRRR, from the coding sequence GTGGCAGGCGTGAGGGTGACGGGTGGAGACGGGGCTCTGCCTCGGGAGGCCGCTGAGATCGCCGCCGGGTACGCCTTCGCCGGGCCCGCCCTGGAACTCGGTGCGCTGCTGTGGGGCGGCGCGTGCCTCGCCGACGCGCAGATCCGTATCCCGCTGCCCATGCTCAACCGCCACGGGCTCGTCGCGGGCGCGACCGGCACCGGCAAGACGAAGACCCTGCAGCTGATCGCCGAGCAGCTCTCCGCACAGGGTGTCCCCGTGTTCCTCGCCGACATCAAGGGCGACGTCTCGGGAATCTCCGCCCCCGGCGAGGCGGGCGACAAGGTCGCGGAGCGGGCCAGGGACGTCGGACAGGAGTGGGAGGCCACGGGGTTCCCGAGCGAGTTCTACGCGCTCGGCGGCATCGGTACGGGGATTCCCGTACGGGCCACGATCACCAGCTTCGGCCCCGTTCTCCTCTCCAAGGTGCTGCAGCTCAACCAGACCCAGGAGCAGTCGCTGGGCCTGATCTTCCACTACGCCGACCAGAAAGGGCTGGAACTGGTCGACCTGAAGGACCTCCGCGCGGTGGTCCACTTCCTCACGTCCGACGAGGGCAAGCCGGAGCTGAAGGGCATCGGCGGCCTGTCGACCGTGACGGCCGGAGTCATCCTGCGGGCGCTCACCGCCTTCGAGGCGCAGGGCATGGGCGACTTCTTCGGGGAGCCCGAGTTCGACACGAGCGAGTTCCTGCGGACGGCGCCGGACGGGCGGGGCCTCGTGTCCGTCCTGGAGCTCGCCGACGTCCAGGACAAGCCGCAGCTCTTCTCGACGTTCCTGATGTGGCTGCTGGCCGACCTCTACAACGACCTGCCCGAGGTCGGCGATGTGGACAAGCCCAAGCTCGTCTTCTTCTTCGACGAGGCCCACCTGCTCTTCAACGGAGCGTCCAAGGCGTTCCTTCAGGCGATCACGCAGACGGTTCGGCTGATCCGCTCGAAGGGTGTCGGCGTCTTCTTCGTGACCCAGACGCCGAAGGATGTGCCCGCGGATGTGCTCGGGCAGCTCGGCAACCGTGTGCAGCACGCGTTGCGGGCGTTCACTCCCGACGACCAGAAGGCACTGAAGGCGACGGTACGGACGTTTCCCGACTCGGCGTACGACCTGGAGGAGGTCCTCACCGGGATCGGTACGGGTGAGGCGGTCGTGACCGTACTCAGCGAGAGGGGCGCGCCCACGCCGGTGGCGGCGACGCGGCTGCGGGCTCCCGAGTCGCTGATGGGGCCGGTGGAGGCGGGGGAGCTGGAGCGGGCGGTGCGGGCGTCGGCGTTGTACGCGCGGTATGCGGAGGCGGTGGATCGGGAGTCTGCGTACGAGAAGTTGAGTGCGCGGGTGGACGCGGAGCGGGTGGAGGCCTCCCCGGCGGAGGTGACTTCCGCTCCCCGGGGCGGGGGTTCCGTGGTGGAGCAGGTGGTGGGGAGCGGGATGTTCAAGTCGCTGTTGCGGTCCATGGGGACGCAGATCGGGCGGGAGATCTCGCGGTCTCTGTTCGGGACGGCTCGGCGCAGGCGGTAG
- a CDS encoding type II toxin-antitoxin system VapB family antitoxin produces the protein MIFKRIGNGRPYPDHGRESTRQWSDVAPRPVRLDQLVTTKGQLDLETLLAEDSTFYGDLFAHVVKWQGDLYLEDGLHRAVRAALQQRQVLHARVLELG, from the coding sequence GTGATCTTCAAGCGCATCGGAAACGGCCGGCCGTACCCCGACCACGGCCGGGAAAGCACCCGGCAGTGGTCGGACGTCGCGCCGCGCCCGGTCCGCCTCGATCAGCTCGTCACCACCAAGGGCCAGCTGGATCTGGAGACCCTGCTCGCCGAGGACTCGACGTTCTACGGCGACCTCTTCGCGCACGTCGTGAAGTGGCAGGGCGATCTCTACTTGGAGGACGGCCTGCACCGCGCGGTCCGCGCCGCGCTCCAGCAGCGCCAGGTGCTGCACGCGCGCGTGCTCGAACTCGGCTGA
- a CDS encoding LytR C-terminal domain-containing protein, whose protein sequence is MSMLTPPGMGGKYRITGDKYPRMRRPSGRRRIVLAVIASAAAVGLIGWGTLQLIDVFTGGSKASAAGRAAGDCDREQAAGASQEPQQKQSQKQKPLPTPKQITVNVYNATPRGGLAKKTADELKKRGFTIGEVGNATKAYDKKVKGTGLLLGAKSAADTAIPVLGTQLAGAEHRSDARRSGEVDLVIGSEFKNLTKKEDADKALAALAKPKPTPTASDKKNC, encoded by the coding sequence ATGAGCATGCTCACTCCCCCCGGCATGGGCGGCAAGTACCGCATCACGGGGGACAAATATCCACGGATGCGCCGCCCCAGCGGTCGCCGCAGGATCGTGCTCGCGGTCATCGCGTCCGCCGCGGCCGTCGGCCTGATCGGCTGGGGCACACTGCAGCTCATCGACGTGTTCACGGGCGGCAGCAAGGCGTCGGCGGCAGGCCGCGCCGCGGGCGACTGCGACCGCGAACAGGCGGCGGGCGCCTCCCAGGAGCCGCAACAGAAGCAGTCGCAGAAGCAGAAACCCCTGCCCACTCCCAAACAGATCACCGTCAACGTCTACAACGCCACGCCCCGCGGCGGCCTCGCCAAGAAGACCGCCGACGAGCTCAAGAAGCGCGGCTTCACCATCGGCGAGGTCGGCAACGCGACGAAGGCGTACGACAAGAAGGTGAAGGGCACCGGGCTGCTCCTGGGCGCCAAGTCCGCCGCCGACACCGCGATCCCCGTGCTCGGCACGCAGCTCGCCGGCGCCGAGCACCGCTCCGACGCCCGCAGGAGCGGCGAGGTCGACCTCGTCATCGGCAGCGAGTTCAAGAACCTGACGAAAAAAGAGGACGCCGACAAGGCCCTGGCCGCGCTGGCCAAGCCCAAGCCGACGCCCACAGCGTCCGACAAGAAGAACTGCTGA
- the upp gene encoding uracil phosphoribosyltransferase — MRIHVVDHPLVAHKLTTLRDKRTDSPTFRRLADELVTLLAYEATRDVRTEQVDIETPVTKTTGVKLSYPRPLVVPILRAGLGMLDGMVRLLPTAEVGFLGMIRNEETLEASTYATRMPEDLSGRQVYVLDPMLATGGTLVAAIQELIKRGADDVTAVVLLAAPEGVEVMERELAGTPVTVVTASVDERLNEQGYIVPGLGDAGDRMYGTAE; from the coding sequence ATGCGGATCCACGTCGTCGACCACCCGCTGGTGGCGCACAAACTCACCACGCTGCGCGACAAGCGCACCGACTCCCCGACCTTCCGGCGCCTCGCCGACGAGCTGGTCACCCTGCTCGCGTACGAGGCCACCCGGGACGTGCGCACCGAGCAGGTCGACATCGAGACCCCCGTGACGAAGACGACGGGCGTGAAGCTGTCGTACCCGCGTCCGCTGGTGGTCCCGATCCTGCGGGCCGGGCTCGGCATGCTCGACGGCATGGTGCGGCTGCTCCCGACCGCCGAGGTGGGCTTCCTCGGCATGATCCGCAACGAGGAGACCCTGGAGGCCTCCACGTACGCGACGCGCATGCCGGAGGACCTCTCCGGACGTCAGGTGTACGTCCTCGACCCGATGCTCGCCACGGGCGGCACGCTGGTCGCGGCGATCCAGGAGCTCATCAAGCGCGGCGCGGACGACGTGACCGCCGTGGTGCTGCTCGCCGCCCCCGAGGGCGTCGAGGTCATGGAGCGCGAGCTGGCCGGGACGCCGGTGACGGTCGTGACGGCCTCGGTCGACGAGCGGCTCAACGAGCAGGGATACATCGTGCCGGGGCTCGGCGACGCGGGTGACCGGATGTACGGGACCGCGGAGTAG
- the tadA gene encoding tRNA adenosine(34) deaminase TadA — MRLALAEAELAGKGGDVPVGAVVLSPDGTTVIAAGHNEREAGGDPTAHAEVLALRRAAAELGEWRLTGCTLVVTLEPCTMCAGALVQSRVDRVVYGARDEKAGAAGSLWDVVRDRRLNHRPEVVHGVLAEECSAQLTDFFRHR, encoded by the coding sequence ATGCGGCTCGCCCTGGCCGAGGCCGAGCTGGCCGGCAAGGGCGGCGACGTTCCCGTCGGCGCCGTCGTGCTGTCCCCGGACGGCACGACGGTGATCGCGGCCGGGCACAACGAACGCGAGGCCGGCGGCGACCCCACCGCGCACGCGGAGGTGCTCGCGCTGCGCAGGGCCGCCGCGGAGCTCGGCGAGTGGCGGCTGACCGGCTGCACGCTCGTCGTGACGCTGGAACCGTGCACGATGTGCGCGGGTGCGCTCGTGCAGTCCCGCGTGGACCGGGTCGTCTACGGAGCGCGCGACGAGAAGGCAGGAGCGGCGGGCTCGCTCTGGGACGTCGTACGCGACCGACGGCTCAACCACCGGCCCGAAGTCGTCCACGGCGTCCTCGCCGAGGAGTGCTCCGCACAGCTGACGGACTTCTTCCGGCACCGCTGA